The DNA segment CATAAAAGTCGGTCCACACGCCCTCGAAGTTAAATGGCATCGCTACTTTAGGATTGACACCATAAAAGCCAAGGTATTGCTCTTTTGTGCTGTAATTGGCGTCAGGATAGTCTTCGAATATCATGATACGATTATCGTATTCGGCAACAACATCAGTAAGCTCACGAAGATAGGGGAAAAGATTTTTCCAGAAACGACTATATTTATGAATGTAGTGGTTGTACTCACCCTCTGTCCCGTCCATCGCCTTTCTGACAATTTCTGTCAAAGGATCGTTTCGGAACTTCGGGTCTTTACTTAGCCAGCGTACCGCGTCCGCGCGAATACCATCGATACCGAGATCGAGCCAAAAGCGTACCACGCGTTTCATTTCATCGCGTACCATAGGGTTGTCCCAATTAAGATCGGGTTGCGCCGCCAGAAAGGTGTGGAGATAGTATTGGTTACGACCATCATCATACTCCCAGGCAGAGCCCCCAAAAATACTCAGCCAATTGTTTGGTGGACCACCTCCAGGAGCGGGATCTCGCCATGTGTAATACTCTGCGTAAGGTCCCTTTCTTGATTTACGTGATTCCTTAAACCATTCATGCTGGTCACTGGTGTGATTTGGCACAAAATCGATCATGACGTTTATATTTCGTGCATGCGCTTTCTCGATGAGCTCCTTAAAATCATCTAGCGTCCCAAATAGTGGATCAATATCACAGTAGTCGCTCACGTCATAGCCCATATCTGCCATCGGTGAAGGAAATATCGGTGAAAACCATATTGCATCAATATCCAGCGAATCTTTTTGGCCTTTTATGTAGTCCAGACGGTCGATAACACCCCGAATGTCACCTACACCGTCGTTATTCGCATCCATGAAACTACGTGGGTATATCTGATATATTGCGTTCACATCTCGCCAAGAAAGACTCATTGCTTTTCTCCTTCATCATCCAACGCTGCATAGACGCCGTTTGTCCAGCCAAAGCCATCCTGAACCTCATACTCTCCGCCACCACCCAGTTCTCCGGGATGAACGACGTTGTATTTTTCAATCATTTTTTGATACTTTGCATACACTAAGTCGTTTGCGAGTAGCCAACGGCGTCGAATTTCATTGGCAAGTTCATGATACCCATATTCCCTCAGGCCGTGGATTGCCACCCACTGAAGAGGCGCCCAGCCATTTGGTGCATCCCACTGCTGTCCGCTTGTAACAAGGGTTGTTACAAGTCCACCGGGCTTCAGAAAGTCGGTTTCAATTCGCTTCGCTAAAAAGGCTGCTTGCTCCTTCGTAGCAATTTTTGTATAGAGAGGAAACAATCCTGCCAAGG comes from the Candidatus Saccharimonas aalborgensis genome and includes:
- a CDS encoding alpha-amylase family glycosyl hydrolase, which gives rise to MSLSWRDVNAIYQIYPRSFMDANNDGVGDIRGVIDRLDYIKGQKDSLDIDAIWFSPIFPSPMADMGYDVSDYCDIDPLFGTLDDFKELIEKAHARNINVMIDFVPNHTSDQHEWFKESRKSRKGPYAEYYTWRDPAPGGGPPNNWLSIFGGSAWEYDDGRNQYYLHTFLAAQPDLNWDNPMVRDEMKRVVRFWLDLGIDGIRADAVRWLSKDPKFRNDPLTEIVRKAMDGTEGEYNHYIHKYSRFWKNLFPYLRELTDVVAEYDNRIMIFEDYPDANYSTKEQYLGFYGVNPKVAMPFNFEGVWTDFYADAFRTFITEFQGMLDPDEHTPVYCFGNHDQSRLVSRMGGDEQARLMALLLLSLPGLPTVYYGDELGMPNTPVKQEDIQDLRAFTSGDIDSTRDPERTPMQWQTGQYAGFSKAKPWLPLGESVRHHNVETQQHEADSFLSLYRRLLRMRSRYEILRTGTYEAIGELEADVFSYARWLGDQHIYVALNFGRLDNTVKLPHKGRILCCTHPVDYPEIAEDGTIMLRPFEGVIVECSEHPLKKDLDE